The proteins below are encoded in one region of Deltaproteobacteria bacterium:
- a CDS encoding thioesterase family protein — protein sequence MPRVILEPLNRYQFTMNLAVRTTDLNHADHLSAYALVGMLDEVYARFIRHIDLGKPGLGAPNVSSINAELQVNYLGEGKLHDELKIELGVQGITEKSFRLHYRLSVEGRPVALAEIGVVCFDYVSKNPVPLPQVFVDAVS from the coding sequence ATGCCACGTGTCATTTTGGAACCATTGAATCGTTATCAGTTTACGATGAACCTTGCCGTGAGAACCACCGACCTAAATCACGCCGACCATTTGTCTGCTTACGCTTTGGTAGGGATGTTAGATGAGGTTTATGCCCGTTTTATCCGCCATATCGACCTGGGAAAGCCAGGATTGGGAGCGCCCAACGTGAGCTCGATAAACGCCGAGCTACAGGTTAACTACTTAGGTGAGGGTAAGTTGCATGACGAATTGAAAATAGAGCTGGGGGTTCAAGGTATTACGGAGAAGAGTTTCCGCCTTCACTACCGTCTCAGTGTGGAGGGGCGTCCGGTCGCACTGGCGGAAATAGGTGTGGTTTGCTTCGACTATGTTTCTAAAAATCCCGTACCACTTCCTCAGGTCTTTGTTGACGCGGTTTCTTAA
- a CDS encoding SDR family NAD(P)-dependent oxidoreductase: MKPLAGKRALLTGASRGIGVHIAQALAQAGADLVLTARNAEDLHRVADTLNASGRSVEVIAADMSDRSSLKELVQKIQATDKPIDLLVNNAGIYGYDIFGDGDFNDIEKMIHVNLTGLMYLTHALIPAMKSRGHGHIVNMSSLAGLSGSAYSESYCATKHAVVGFTRALRASLKQQGTKVSASVICPGMVAETGIFEKLSEEEGVQAPALMGKSNPRRVADAVVRSIVKDLPEVIVNPSPIRPAIALSALFPAFMEWLTLKLGIHNFLPLDK, translated from the coding sequence ATGAAACCACTTGCAGGTAAACGTGCGCTGCTTACGGGCGCATCTCGAGGAATCGGTGTTCACATAGCACAAGCCTTGGCTCAAGCCGGAGCTGACCTTGTTTTAACAGCCCGAAACGCTGAAGACTTGCACCGCGTGGCAGATACTCTAAACGCGTCAGGGCGAAGTGTAGAAGTTATCGCTGCCGATATGAGCGACCGTTCATCTCTCAAAGAGCTTGTTCAAAAAATTCAAGCAACCGACAAACCCATCGACCTACTCGTCAACAACGCTGGGATTTATGGATATGACATCTTCGGTGATGGTGATTTTAACGACATTGAAAAAATGATTCATGTGAATCTCACAGGATTGATGTACCTCACGCATGCGCTCATTCCGGCGATGAAATCCCGAGGACATGGTCATATCGTCAATATGAGTTCCCTAGCCGGTCTCTCTGGCTCAGCTTACTCAGAATCTTACTGCGCCACGAAACACGCAGTGGTCGGCTTTACGCGGGCCCTAAGAGCCTCTCTCAAACAGCAAGGGACCAAGGTTAGCGCTTCAGTCATTTGCCCGGGCATGGTCGCTGAAACAGGCATATTCGAGAAATTATCGGAAGAAGAAGGTGTTCAAGCACCTGCCCTCATGGGAAAATCTAATCCACGACGTGTGGCCGATGCAGTGGTCCGCAGCATTGTTAAAGACTTGCCTGAAGTCATCGTCAATCCAAGTCCCATCCGACCCGCCATTGCTCTAAGCGCCCTCTTTCCCGCCTTTATGGAATGGCTGACGTTGAAGCTGGGAATTCACAATTTCTTGCCACTCGACAAGTGA
- a CDS encoding cupin domain-containing protein — MKSKLYKAGSIFVIYFVSSCLIHYLLLPENEPSPDSFPRTGDTVVNPVAGETIRFTKDRYTGEPSRVEIEVEIKASGSIPLAHVHSNMNEVFTGLAGATHLTHQENRHSLSPGEALQIQAGEAHLPFNPGPGIARVKVSMQPIGVFDLCLVNIHQFLATPLSEHSWLHTQLQLARFASFCDVYRSDIPVWIQKVGLFAATPTLRALGYRAWAE; from the coding sequence ATGAAATCGAAGCTTTATAAAGCCGGCTCTATCTTCGTCATCTACTTTGTTTCCAGTTGCTTGATTCACTACCTTCTCCTCCCTGAAAATGAACCCTCCCCGGACTCCTTTCCAAGGACCGGTGACACCGTTGTAAATCCAGTTGCTGGTGAAACCATTCGCTTTACGAAAGACCGCTATACGGGTGAGCCTTCACGGGTAGAAATCGAAGTGGAAATCAAGGCAAGCGGGAGTATTCCCCTGGCTCACGTTCATTCAAATATGAACGAAGTCTTTACGGGTCTTGCTGGCGCTACTCACCTCACGCACCAAGAGAATCGGCACAGCCTAAGCCCGGGTGAGGCGCTCCAGATTCAAGCCGGAGAAGCCCACCTTCCCTTCAATCCTGGCCCCGGCATCGCTCGGGTCAAAGTGTCCATGCAGCCTATCGGCGTTTTCGACTTGTGCTTGGTCAACATCCATCAATTTCTCGCAACGCCGCTTTCCGAACACTCATGGCTCCACACCCAGTTACAGCTGGCCCGTTTCGCTTCCTTTTGTGATGTATACCGAAGCGACATCCCGGTTTGGATTCAGAAAGTCGGACTCTTTGCCGCAACCCCCACTTTACGTGCCCTTGGTTATAGAGCGTGGGCGGAGTAG